The Dokdonia donghaensis DSW-1 DNA window GTTTATTGCTGAGTATGTATTAACTCAAGAAGATGTAGATGCAGGAATGGTAGAAAACCAAGCGCTTGTAACTGGTCAGGATCCAAATGGAGATGACGTAGTTGATACTTCTGATGATAATAGTACAGTAGAAGGAGAAGAGGATGTGACAATCACAGATTTACCAGAAGATCCAGGAGCAATAGCAATTGTTAAGACTGGAACGTTCAATGATGAGGATGGAGATGGTTTTGCACAAGCTGGTGAGACAATCACTTATAACTTCACAGTGACAAACACAGGAAATGTAACAGTAACAAACATTATTGTAACAGATCCATTAGTAACAGTAACTGGCGGTCCTATCGATTTAGTACCAGGAGCTATTGATGCGACTACGTTTGTAGCTGAGTATGTATTAACACAAGAGGATGTAGATGCAGGAATGGTAGAAAACCAAGCACTTGCAACGGGTCAGAATCCTAATGGAGATGACGTAGAAGATACATCAGATGATGATAGTACAGTAGAAGGTGATGATGATGTAACAATCACAGATCTACCAGAGGATCCAGGAGCAATAGCAATTGTTAAGACTGGAACGTTTAATGATGAAGATGGAGATGGTTTTGCACAAGTAGGTGAGACAATCACTTATAACTTCACAGTAACAAACACTGGAAATGTAACAGTAACAAACATTATTGTAACAGATCCATTAGTAACAGTAACTGGCGGTCCTATTGATTTAGTACCAGGAGCTATTGATGCGACTACGTTTGTAGCTGAGTATGTATTAACACAAGAAGATGTAGATGCAGGAATGGTAGAAAACCAAGCACTTGCAACGGGTCAGAATCCTAATGGAGATGACGTAGAAGATACATCAGATGATGATAGTACAGTAGAAGGTGATGATGATATAACAATCACGGATCTACCAGAAGATCCAGGAATGATAGCAATCGTTAAGACTGGAACGTTCAATGATGAGGATGGAGATGGTTTTGCGCAAGCTGGTGAGACAATCACTTATAACTTCACAGTGACAAACACAGGAAATGTAACAGTAGCAAACATTATTGTTACAGATCCATTAGTAACAGTAACTGGCGGTCCTATCGATTTAGTACCAGGAGCTATTGATGCGACTACGTTTGTAGCTGATTATGTATTAACACAAGAAGATGTAGATGCAGGAATGGTAGAAAACCAAGCACTTGCAACGGGTCAGAACCCAAGTGGAGATGACGTAGAAGATACATCAGATGATGATAGTATTGAAGAAGGTGATGATGATGTAACAATCACAGATCTACCAGAAGATCCAGGAACAATAGCAATTGTTAAGACTGGAACGTTCAATGATGAAGATGGAGATGGTTTTGCACAAGTAGGTGAGACAATCACTTATAACTTCACAGTAACAAACACTGGAAATGTAACAGTAGCAAACATTATTGTTACAGATCCATTAGTAACAGTAACTGGCGGTCCTATCGATTTAGTACCAGGAGCTATTGATGCGACTACGTTTGTAGCTGAGTATGTATTAACACAAGAGGATGTAGATGCAGGAATGGTAGAAAACCAAGCACTTGCAACGGGTCAGAATCCTAATGGAGATGACGTAGAAGATACATCAGATGATGATAGTACTGAAGAAGGTGATGATGATGTAACAATCACAGATCTACCAGAAGATCCAGGAACAATAGCAATTGTTAAGACTGGAACGTTCAATGATGAAGATGGAGATGGTTTTGCACAAGTAGGTGAGACAATCACTTATAACTTCACAGTAACAAACACAGGAAATGTAACAGTAACAAACATTAATGTAACAGATCCATTAGTAACAGTAACTGGCGGTCCTATCGATTTAGTACCTGGAGCTAGTGATGCAACAACGTTTGTAGCTGAGTATGTATTAACACAAGAAGATGTAGATGCAGGAATGGTAGAAAACCAAGCACTTGCAACGGGTCAGAATCCAAGTGGAGATGACGTAGAAGATACATCAGATGATGATAGTACTGAAGAAGGTGAGGATGATGTGACAATTACAGATTTACCTGAAGATATTGGATCTATTGCAGTTGTAAAAACTGGAACGTTTAATGATGAGGATGGAGATGGTTTTGCACAGGCTGGTGAGACAATCACTTACAATTTTACAGTATCAAATACTGGAAATGTTACGATATCAAATATTGTTATAACAGATCCATTAGTAGCTGTAACTGGCGGTCCTATAGATCTTGAGCCTGGAGCTAGTGATAGTACAACATTTGTTGCTGTATACACACTAACACAAGACGATGTAGATGCAGGAATGGTAGAAAACCAAGCACTTGCAACTGGTCAGAATCCTAATGGAGATGACGTAGAAGATACATCAGATGATGATAGTACTGCAGAAGGTGAAGAAGATGTGACTATTACAATACTACCTACTGGAGCAAATTCAATAGCTCTTGAGAAAACAGGTGAGCTTATCGATCTTAACGGTGATGGTGTTTACGAACCAGGTGAAATTATTCAATATACATTTACAGTAACAAATACTGGTGAATTAACTATTGAAGATATTGTAATTACAGATCCACTTGTAGATGTAGAGGGAGGACCTATTACATTATTACCAGGAGAGTCTGATAGTACTACGTTTACAGCAACATATCTAATTACTGAGGAAGATATTGAAAATGGACAAGTATTAAACCAGGCAACTGTAAGTGGTGTATTGCCTGATGGTACAGAACTAATGGACTTATCTGATGATCCAACTGATGATACAAACGTTGATGTAAATGGTGATGGTAATCCAGATGATCCAACGGTAACAATCATACCAAGTGTTCTTAATGTTACAGACCTTGAGGTATTTACTGGAATTTCTCCAGATGGAGATGGACAGAACGATGTATTTATTATTGAAGGAATTGTAGACTTCCCAGATAATAATGTTCAGATCTTTAACAGATGGGGTGTTCAGGTATTTGAAGGAAATGGATATGATAACCAAACAGTTGTATTTAAAGGAATTTCTGACGGAAGAGCTACTATCAATTCAGATAAAGAACTTCCAGAAGGAACATACTACTACCTGATTAACTATCAGACAGAGGATGGACTAAAAAGGTTGAGTGGATATTTATATATTAACAGATAACAAGAAAACCGCTTTCGCGAAAGCGTAATAACAATAACATTAGGTAAAACGATCAATCCGCTTAAACAGCGGAGGTCGTTTTACTAAATGATTTAAACTAAGATTAGAATGAAAAAGCTACATCTCATTGTATTGCTATTGATTACAATGCTAAGTTTTACTGAAGTAAGCGCTCAGCAAGATCCACAATACACACAGTATATGTATAATACGGTGGCAATTAATCCTGCCTATGCAGGAAATAGGGGAGTTACTAGTATAGTAGGTCTTCATAGAAGCCAGTGGGTTGGTCTCGACGGGGCACCACGTACACAAAGTTTAAGTGTGCACTCACCTATAGGAGAGGGTAAAGTTGGACTTGGTCTATCTATAGTCAATGACGCACTTGGGCCATCTCAGGAGACATACGTGGGAGTTGACTTTAGTTACACAGTTAATACATCAGATACTGGTAAACTTAGCTTTGGACTTAAAGGAGGAGGTCACATACTCGATGTGGATTTTACTAAACTCACGCTTTTTGATGTTACAGACCCAAGGTTCTCACAAAATATTGATAATAAAATATCACCTATTATAGGTGCTGGTTTATACTATCATACAGATAATTTTTATGCTGGTGTAAGTGTGCCTAATCTTATTCAAACAGAACATTTTGATGTAGGTAATAATAGCAATGGAGCTAGTTTTATAGCAAAGGAGCGCATACATTATTATGGTATAATGGGATATACTTTTGATATAAGTGATCAACTTAAGTTTAAGCCTAGTACACTTGTAAAAATGGTACAAGGTGCCCCATTACAAGTTGATCTTACTGCAAACTTCCTAGTGATGGAAAAACTTCACCTTGGAGCGGCTTACAGATGGAGTGCTGCATTAAGTGGTCTTGTAGGTTTTCAAGTTTCAGATAGTATGTTGATAGGGCTTGCTTATGATAGAGAAAGCACAGACTTAGGTGACACTATTTATAATGACGGTAGTTTTGAAGTCTTTTTGAGATTTGAGCTTTTCAATGAGTATGACAGAATGTTAACTCCAAGATTCTTTTAATACAGTACTATGAAAAAAATTACATTATTTATATTTCTTCTTACTGCATTTTTTGGATACGCGCAGGAAAAGAAGATAGAAAGAGCAACAAAGAGATTTAATCAGTATGATTATGTAAATTCTCAAGAGATTTATCAAAAAGTAGTTGATAAAGGTTATGAATCTGGTGATCTCTTTAAAAGACTTGCAGACTCATATTATTTAAATGCAAAATATGATGAAGCAGCAACATATTATGGAAAGCTTATAGAGCAATTCCCAGAAGATGTAGAACCAGAAGTATATTTTAGATATGCAACGTCATTAAGAGCTACAAAAGATTATGCATTATCTGATAAGATGATGGCTCGCTTTTATGACCTTGGAGAGGATGATACTAGAGCTGTACTATTTAGAAAAGCACCTGATTATCTTAGAGAGATTGAAAAGCAAAAAGGAGCTTACGATGTTTCTATCACTCAAATTAATTCTGGATACTCAGATTTTGGATCTGCACTGTATAAGGACAAATTGATTTTTGCCTCAAACAGAGATACAGGCGGTTACACAAAACGTGTGCATAAATGGAACGGTCAACCATTCTTAAACTTATACCAAGTAGATACTAGTAAAGTAGGACAAGAAGGTGGAACTAAGTTTGCTAAGCCATTTAGCGCTAACCTAAATACGCAATATCACGAGAGTTCTCCTGTATTTGCAAAAGGGGATAGTGTTATGTACTTCACACGTAATAACTATAGCAATGGCATCTTTAGTAAAGATAGTACAGGTACTAACCAGTTAAAGTTGTATCGTGCAAGTTATAAAAATGGCGCTTGGGGCGGAGTTAAAGAATTACCATTTAATAGCGACAATTATACAGTAGCTCACCCAGCATTAAGCCCAGATGGTAAAAAATTATACTTCTCTTCAGATATGCCAGGTACTTTAGGCCAGGCAGATTTATGGTATGTAGTAATCAATGATGATAGTACTTATGGAGAGCCAGTAAATCTTGGTAATAGTATTAATACTGAAGGAAGAGAAAGTTTTCCATATGTAAGCGCAGCAAACGATTTATTTTTTGCTTCAAACGGTCACCCGGGCCTAGGAGGTTTAGATATATTCTTAACTAACTTAGATGCTACTGGTGAAGATGTTACAATACTTAACATAGGAGAACCAGCAAACACTTCTAAAGATGATTTTGCTTTCATAATCGATTCTGAAACTAAAACTGGATTTCTTTCATCTAACCGTGGTAAATCTGGTATAGATGATGATATCTATATGATAAGACAGCTTAGAAGACCAGAACCACTTTGTGAAATATTACTAACGGGTAATGTAACAGATAAAAACACAGAAGAGCTTTTAAAAGATGCTACCGTGGCTTTATATGATGATAAGAATAATCTTATTGAATCTATTGTTACTGGTAGAAAAGCAACTTTTGAGTTTGAACCAGAGTGTGATGCAAAATATCTTTTAAGAGGATCAAAGGATGGATATACTACTGTAGAAAAGAGAGTGTCTACTCCTAATCTATCTGGTGAAATTCAAGAGTTTTTACAATTAGAGCGTGCTGTTCAAATTGCAAAACCAGGAGACGATATTGCAAAAATATTAAACCTTAATCCTATATACTTTGATTTTGATAAGTACTATATAAGACCAGATGCAGAGATTGAACTAGCAAAAGTTCTTGTGTATATGGAAACGTATCCTTCTGTACGTATAGACGTAAGATCACACACAGATAGTAGAGGTAATGATGAGTACAACCGTACACTATCACAAAACCGTAATGTATCTACTAGAGACTGGCTTATTGCAAAGGGAATTAATCCATCTAGACTTTCTGGTCGCGGTTATGGAGAGTCTCAGCTAGTTAATGAATGTTCAAACGGTGTTCAGTGTAGTGAAGAACAACATCAACTTAACAGAAGAAGCGAGTTTATAGTTTTAAGTAATAACTAACCTTACTTTCAATAATTTCAAGAGCGTCTCATATGAGGCGCTTTTTTTATGAGTTATTTGTATTTTTACAAAGCTTATGAAAGAAGAATTAGTCATCTTAGTAGATGAAAATGACAATAAAATAGGGCTAATGCCCAAAATGGAAGCTCACGAAAAGGCCGTTTTACATCGCGCTTTTTCAGTATTTGTCTTCAATGATAAAAAGGAGCTTATGCTCCAGCAAAGAGCACTTCACAAATACCACAGTCCCGGCTTATGGACAAATACCTGTTGCAGTCACCAGCGCGATGGTGAGAGCAATATAGAAGCAGGTACACGCAGGTTACAAGAGGAGATGGGTTTTACCGTTCCCTTAGAAGAAAGTATATCTTTTATTTACAAAGCTCCTTTTGATAATGGACTTACTGAGCACGAGTTAGATCATATACTAATAGGTCACTCAGAGCAAGAGCCTGTAATTAATGAGGAAGAAGTAGCTGCCTGGAAGTGGATGGGGCTTGAAAATGTAAAGCAAGATATTGTAAACAGACCAGAATTGTATACAGCTTGGTTTAAGATCATTTTTGATAAATTTTATAATCACATTGAGCGATGAGAATAACTGCACACAGAAAAGCACATTTTAATGCTGCACATAGGTTATATAGACCAGACTGGAATGATGAAAAAAATAGCCAGATTTTCGGTAAGTGTAGTAACCCTAATTTTCACGGTCATAATTACGACCTTACTGTAAGTGTTACTGGAGAGATAGATCCAGAAACCGGATTTTTGATAGATCTTAAAATTTTAAAGGATATTATAAAAGCTCAGGTAGAAGACTACCTAGATCATAAAAACTTAAACCTAGAGGTACAGGAGTTTAAAGAGCTCAACCCAACGGCAGAAAATATTGCAGTTGTCATTTATAATAGAATTAAAACAGTATTAGAACCTAAGTTTGATCTGGAGGTGACTCTATATGAGACACCGCGTAACTTTGTAACCTATAAAGGAGAGTAAATGGCATTAAAAGTAGGAGATAAGGCACCAGGCTTTAGTTTAAAAAATCAAGATGGTAAAGATGTTTCTATAGATTCACTGTTGGGGAAAGTACCTATGGTAATTTATTTTTATCCTAAAAATTTCACGCCTGGTTGTACTGCGCAAGCCTGTAGTTTTAGAGATCAGTATCAAGATTTTACAGATGCAGGAGCAAAAGTATTCGGTATAAGTGCAGATAGTGTAGCTAGTCATAAACGATTTAGAGCAAAGCACAACTTACCTTTTGATACCCTTTCAGATCAAAAAAATAAAATACGTCGTTTATACGGTGTAAAGAACGAACTTCTAGGTTTGTTGCCAGGACGAGAGACCTTTGTTATAGATTCTGCAGGCACCGTTAAAATGCGTTTTAATAGTATGATGGCTGGTAAGCACATTCCTAAAGCGCTTTCTGTAATAAAGGGGCTGTAATCTTTTTACGCTTTCGCGAAAGCGTACTCACAACTACATTTACTTTTAATAATCGTAATGGCTTTAAAACAAAAAAGGTCTTCTATAAAAGAAGACCTTTTTGAGCCGATGGAGGGACTCGAACCCACGACCTGCTGATTACAAATCAGCTGCTCTAGCCAGCTGAGCTACATCGGCATTGCGGGTGCAAATATAATAGCATTTATATCATATTTGCAACCTCAATTTGAAAAAAAATTAAAGCTTATTAATTCTTTCAATAAGACCGCTTGCATCTCTCTCAAGATCAGCACGTACGGCTTCTAAATTTTTTCCTCTATTTTCAACCTTACGGTCATTTACCTTTGCAATAAGGGTATCAAATGTCTTAATTGCGTCATCTATAATCGCTTCACCTTTAGCGGCATCTTCTTTTGGGTTAAGCGCTTCCCATACATACACGGCATCAATGATGTCACCTAGTACAAAATTGATATCTTTCTTTAAATCTCTAATATTTGCCATAGTTCTTATTTTGAATGCAAAAATACTGTAATTTCTGAAGATGAGCTTCAGTTTGTGATGGTAAATTAAGTGTTGTTTATCAACAGAGTGGCTTAATTTGACTTGCGCTCCTCAAGCAATTTTTTTACCTGTTTACCATATAGAGATTGCTTAGTCTTTCTCGGGAATGTCTTGTAAAGGGTATCAAGATATGATGTTGCAGCATCAGGAATCTGTGTTAAAAGTAGGTAAGGAGCTACCTCCTTGTCTTTATGTACAGCCGCAAAGTTACCCGTGTATAAATACTTTCTTTTGAGAAGGCTTTGTAGTGAGTCATCATAAGCTACAATATCTTCTTGTACACCACTTTGTCTCGCCTCAAAAGAACCTTTTATAAGATCCAGGTTTTTATCATTAAACTGCTTATTCATATTTTGAAATTCCTGCCAGTACATTTGGTTTTCTGACCCTATTACTGCGGCAAATCCTTCAAAGTTTTTAAGAGATGTAGTGATATTAATAGCGCCCTCTTCTGCAAAGAAAGGTATGCGATCATCATAACCAGACTCATTTTCTTTACTTAGGTGTAAATAGTAAACCTCTGGCTCTTTTATGTCTAGTATAAATTCAAACTCTGGGTCTCCATCTATTTCTAGAGAATCTATATTTACTAGTGCAGTGTCTTGTATATGCTGCACATAAAGAGTCCCTTTTTTAAGTCCTTTTACGGTTCCTGTAAGTGTTAAGTTACCCGATTTTGAACACGAGATAATTAAAAAGCTTACTAATAAAAGGTATGTGATTCTAGTCATAATATAGTCTTGTTAAGGGCGCAAATATCTCATTATTTTACAAACAAAACTAGCCTGCAGAGGCCATTTCCATTAAAATTGTACACAATATCGCACCATAGGTTCCTACTACGTAGCCAAAGACC harbors:
- a CDS encoding peroxiredoxin, with product MALKVGDKAPGFSLKNQDGKDVSIDSLLGKVPMVIYFYPKNFTPGCTAQACSFRDQYQDFTDAGAKVFGISADSVASHKRFRAKHNLPFDTLSDQKNKIRRLYGVKNELLGLLPGRETFVIDSAGTVKMRFNSMMAGKHIPKALSVIKGL
- a CDS encoding 6-pyruvoyl trahydropterin synthase family protein, producing the protein MRITAHRKAHFNAAHRLYRPDWNDEKNSQIFGKCSNPNFHGHNYDLTVSVTGEIDPETGFLIDLKILKDIIKAQVEDYLDHKNLNLEVQEFKELNPTAENIAVVIYNRIKTVLEPKFDLEVTLYETPRNFVTYKGE
- a CDS encoding type IX secretion system membrane protein PorP/SprF; amino-acid sequence: MKKLHLIVLLLITMLSFTEVSAQQDPQYTQYMYNTVAINPAYAGNRGVTSIVGLHRSQWVGLDGAPRTQSLSVHSPIGEGKVGLGLSIVNDALGPSQETYVGVDFSYTVNTSDTGKLSFGLKGGGHILDVDFTKLTLFDVTDPRFSQNIDNKISPIIGAGLYYHTDNFYAGVSVPNLIQTEHFDVGNNSNGASFIAKERIHYYGIMGYTFDISDQLKFKPSTLVKMVQGAPLQVDLTANFLVMEKLHLGAAYRWSAALSGLVGFQVSDSMLIGLAYDRESTDLGDTIYNDGSFEVFLRFELFNEYDRMLTPRFF
- the idi gene encoding isopentenyl-diphosphate Delta-isomerase, with the protein product MKEELVILVDENDNKIGLMPKMEAHEKAVLHRAFSVFVFNDKKELMLQQRALHKYHSPGLWTNTCCSHQRDGESNIEAGTRRLQEEMGFTVPLEESISFIYKAPFDNGLTEHELDHILIGHSEQEPVINEEEVAAWKWMGLENVKQDIVNRPELYTAWFKIIFDKFYNHIER
- a CDS encoding DUF4369 domain-containing protein gives rise to the protein MTRITYLLLVSFLIISCSKSGNLTLTGTVKGLKKGTLYVQHIQDTALVNIDSLEIDGDPEFEFILDIKEPEVYYLHLSKENESGYDDRIPFFAEEGAINITTSLKNFEGFAAVIGSENQMYWQEFQNMNKQFNDKNLDLIKGSFEARQSGVQEDIVAYDDSLQSLLKRKYLYTGNFAAVHKDKEVAPYLLLTQIPDAATSYLDTLYKTFPRKTKQSLYGKQVKKLLEERKSN
- a CDS encoding OmpA family protein → MKKITLFIFLLTAFFGYAQEKKIERATKRFNQYDYVNSQEIYQKVVDKGYESGDLFKRLADSYYLNAKYDEAATYYGKLIEQFPEDVEPEVYFRYATSLRATKDYALSDKMMARFYDLGEDDTRAVLFRKAPDYLREIEKQKGAYDVSITQINSGYSDFGSALYKDKLIFASNRDTGGYTKRVHKWNGQPFLNLYQVDTSKVGQEGGTKFAKPFSANLNTQYHESSPVFAKGDSVMYFTRNNYSNGIFSKDSTGTNQLKLYRASYKNGAWGGVKELPFNSDNYTVAHPALSPDGKKLYFSSDMPGTLGQADLWYVVINDDSTYGEPVNLGNSINTEGRESFPYVSAANDLFFASNGHPGLGGLDIFLTNLDATGEDVTILNIGEPANTSKDDFAFIIDSETKTGFLSSNRGKSGIDDDIYMIRQLRRPEPLCEILLTGNVTDKNTEELLKDATVALYDDKNNLIESIVTGRKATFEFEPECDAKYLLRGSKDGYTTVEKRVSTPNLSGEIQEFLQLERAVQIAKPGDDIAKILNLNPIYFDFDKYYIRPDAEIELAKVLVYMETYPSVRIDVRSHTDSRGNDEYNRTLSQNRNVSTRDWLIAKGINPSRLSGRGYGESQLVNECSNGVQCSEEQHQLNRRSEFIVLSNN